From the Triticum urartu cultivar G1812 chromosome 4, Tu2.1, whole genome shotgun sequence genome, the window AGCATGAAAGGGCGGAGAACCAATTCATCCTATCCATCAAATCGTGTGATCTGACGGTTTACATTGCTCCAACGTATTAAACGTGTTTTATGCTTTAATTACCCACCATGCCATTAGCCTGGCCGCTATCCTCTACTGCCTCTTTTAAaggaaaacacaaaaaacaaaaccGCTGCCTCCCACTAACTAGCCACTAATCCAATGCACGCACGCATCACGCACGTTCTCCCCAGAAAACTAATCCCACTCAAATCACGTCCCCTCGATCTCGATACGATCAGTCTTGGCAAAACGCCTCCACCGCTAGGACGTCCTGCCGGGTCGGCGGCCGCTTCACGCCGGAGGGCGCCGTTGGGGCATGTAGCGCCGCCCGCCGGGAGATGCCGTGGCCGTGTATGAGGACCAGCTGCCCCCGGGAGTGGCCGTGTCCGCTGGCAGCCACGCCGGAGGGCGTCATTCGTCGCATCGCCTCCTTGATGCCGGCCAAGAGAGCTCAGGCGCCGCTTGCCGCTGTGGCGACGGAGGTCCTTCCGGTCTCCATGGGGCGCGCATTGAATTTTCTGCTGTTTGTGTTGATTTGAACCCTGAAATTGATGCATTTTGTTACCATTATGAAAATAGAAACCGAAGACTGGAGCACAAGCTAGCTAGCTTCTTCGTGCATGCTGCTACCTGCTAGCTAGCGATTACAGTTTGCAAATCATGGCCTTGCACTCTGTTTATGCGATGTCTGCATATGTACGAGATGCATGCACTTGCTTGCTGAGTTGCACTCGAGGCGTATTGATTATAAGTTACCTTATGTGCAGGTACGGCCAACCACGAGCCCACACATACAAATTGAAGAATGAAGAATTGCATGAAATGTTACCGTCTGTTGGTGATAGTGCTTTGCATGATTTTAGGACTTAGTGGATACACTGATCTAAATTTGATAGATGTTTCTTATTTAGTTTTTGTTTCGAACGCATGCTTTAATTGATGAACACTGTTACTAAGGAAGGTCTTGTTCCAAATGCACATGCCTTCCATGTTTAACTCTGAACAGAATGAACTGCACTTGCTACAACCAGACTGAACTGAATGTATAGAAACATGTACAGGTTCCCCTATCCCGCTCGCCCCTCCGGCAATGGTCCGGCCACCCCAGCAATAGTCCGGCCACCCGAGCACGGATCCAACATCTAACACGTGAATCCTCGCCGTCCCCATCCTCAACGAAGATATAGGGAGCAGATTTTGCAGAATCTATCATTTTGTGTTACATTTGTTGCCATCCAAATATTTTGCACAGACACCTTAAATTTTGCTGCGTGTGAGCTATGCTAATTTAAATTTACATGACATTTTAATTTCATATTTCGAATTAAGATGCCATCATCACTTTTGGTTGTGTTAGCTCTACTCCACTTTGTCATTTCTTGATGTTTGGATTGACCATATCTTAATGTCCATTATTGCTAACATTAGGAATTATATGCACATGAAGCCGAATTACAACATAGAAGACTTTGATCAAGATATACATTTTATATTTAGAAAAGATATGTAATAAGTCTTTTTATGTTCCCTCAGTAGTTATTCAATGTACCAAATTTATGAAATTTCAATTGATCAAGGGAGCATTGGTCTAATTTAAAAGAAGATTAGTAGCTTATTTGGTTCACGTATATTTAGAAGGGGCGGAGAAAATTTCTTGCTGAGCTTTTATTGTGTGTTGCACGTGCAAACTTATGTAATTAAAACTGTTGTGTTTTTAGTTAGGAATAGATGTATCCCGTTGGCATGAAACTATTTTCGATCTTCAAAACGAGCATTAGTAAaaacgtgcgttgcacgtgcaagCTTACTAGTACTTATAAACAACACATCATAAACATCAACACATTCTATAAATATCAATATTTTCTTGTACACACCAAAACATCAACACATAGTCATAAATAGTAGCACATAGTCATACATTTAAAGTTCACAAACTCAAGACAAAGGGTAGGCACAATTTGTCCGTACTTATTAGATTTTATCAAGGTACATGGGTATGCGGGTACGGGTTATATGATCCCATACCCGTACCTGCTCTACCCGATGGGTTTAAGGTTTCCCCATTTATATACCCATGGGTAAGTTTTTGTCCCATACCCTTGCCCTAATAGGGTTTTTACCCGTAGGGTACATGGGTAATGGGTACCCATTGACATCCCTACTTCGGACACTCTTATGGCCAGCTTGGAGGAGGGTGTGGGAGCAAACATATTGGAATTTGTGCAGGGGATCCAATGATGCAGAGGGCGTTCACTGCGAGTCACGAATTTTTGACATTGATATAATTGCATTTGGGTAATTTTTTGCTGCATTGATGGTTATCGGTGTTAATTGTTTCACGTTTGTGTCATCAATTACTTAATTTATTTTTCACGTTTTAACCGATTTTAAGCAAACGCGTGTCATAGTTTTCGAACACGACATTTGCCGCATAGTTTTTTCTCAACCAAAAAGttaaataaaaataagtcatagcTTGGTCTTCATTCTAACGTTACCATGCATACTCATCCGTAAGATGCCAACCTGTCAAGCAAGTCGAGGTGTGGCATTCTCCTTCTTCCCGCGAAGTGTGGCATATCCTCGCAAAAGAATAGCAAAGACGATGGCTTGCTTTCCACTTGTCAACTCGATCGTCATTGACAACTCTGATACAGTCATGTGGTCCTTAATTCATGGGAACCTTAACAACTTTTATTCATTTTTGAATTTGAACTGAGATAACCCCGACCTCAACAATGCTGGCCAGCCAGAAGACGTTCACAATTAAAATTCCTGTTCGCGTCTGGGTAAAGCCATCGATGGATAAAGAGTAATCCTACATCTACAAAGGTTTACTTAATCAACCTTCACAAGGTCTATATAAACACTAGTAAACGTCTACGTGGTATGAAGGGGAAGTAGCAGCAGCAAGTAGCAAGTCCGGTACGGTCACGCCATGCAAGAGTTGATCCTCCTCCTGCTTCCCATgacgctcctcgtcgtcatcggcAGCCTGCTCCGGCGTGCACCGCCGATCAAGGAAATGCGAACCCGCCTTGCCGCCGTCAAGTGGTGTCTCGTACGTGACTTCTCCGCTGCCTTGCGGCAGGAGGTCGTCGTCACGGACCGTGTCACCGCGCACCACCTCCTCGTCCGCGGCGGTGCCGGGGGCGCGTTCTGCAACCGTCCCCCGACGAGCGCGGCCAGCGCCGTCCTCTCCGGCCAGCGCCACCACAACATAACCTCTGCGCCCTACGGCTCGCTCTGGCGTGCCACCCGCCGCAACCTCGTCTCCGAGGTCTTCCACCCGTCGTGCCTTCGCCTCTACGCCCCAGCCCGCCGCGCCGCGCTCTGCGGCCTCGTCGCGGACCTTCGTGAACAGTGCACGTCTAAGTCTAACGACGGCGTGGCCCTCGCGGCCGAGAGCATGCACGCTGCTATGTTCGGCCTGAACGCCACCATGTGCTTCGGCGATGGCGTCGACGCAGGCCTCGTCCGCGCCATGGCCGACAACACGGAGGAGCTCATCTGGTCCCTCGTTGGTGTGCGTGTCTTCGCCGCGCTCCCGGCGTTGACCAGGCTAATCTACCGCGAACGGTGGAACAAGCTGGCCGCGCTCaggcggcagcaggaggagctgTACCTCCCGCTCATCAATGCCCGACGCGGCCGGCGGCGTCGACCGTCCGGCGAAGCCCCAGCATATGTGGACACGCTCATCGAGCTCCTGGTCGCAGACGAAAGGAACTCCGCCTACGGTGGGAATGCTTCCAGTCGCAAGCAAACGCTAACGGACGGTGAGCTTGTGGGGCTCTGCTCCGAGTTTCTTGGCGCCGGCACGGAGCCCCCGACCGCGGAGCTGCAGTGGATCATGGCGAACTTGGTGAAGCATCTGGACGTCCAGGAGGCCGTCCGGACAGAGATCGAGGCTGTGGTCGGGGTGGACGCCGAGGAGGTCGGCGAGGAAGACCTTGGTAGGCTGGAGTACCTCAATGCTGTGCTCATGGAGGCGCTCCGTCTGCACCCCAGCGTGCCCTCTGTGGTTAGGCAGGTGAGCAAGTAACTACTTTCCAGTTCTAAAAAAACCTGTTCTCTAATCGATTTCTCGTTTAAATATGGAAAATTCCTTCAATGCTATGAAAAAAGTAAATCAAAACAGTTTATGTAGAATGATGAAATTAGAACGGATACATAGAAAATGCTtagatttttgaaaaaaattccaGAATGAAGTCTTTATGCTCTTATTAATAGCATGATTTACTAACCTTATGATTTTGCATAAGATAGGTGAAAATTGTT encodes:
- the LOC125554225 gene encoding cytochrome P450 89A2-like, which codes for MQELILLLLPMTLLVVIGSLLRRAPPIKEMRTRLAAVKWCLVRDFSAALRQEVVVTDRVTAHHLLVRGGAGGAFCNRPPTSAASAVLSGQRHHNITSAPYGSLWRATRRNLVSEVFHPSCLRLYAPARRAALCGLVADLREQCTSKSNDGVALAAESMHAAMFGLNATMCFGDGVDAGLVRAMADNTEELIWSLVGVRVFAALPALTRLIYRERWNKLAALRRQQEELYLPLINARRGRRRRPSGEAPAYVDTLIELLVADERNSAYGGNASSRKQTLTDGELVGLCSEFLGAGTEPPTAELQWIMANLVKHLDVQEAVRTEIEAVVGVDAEEVGEEDLGRLEYLNAVLMEALRLHPSVPSVVRQVMPEDHVVLDGQRVTAGTIVQFQLERLGRDKTSWADPDEFQPERFLASGGGNGVSLVAAAGSAGEIRMMPFGAGRRMCPGMGVAMLQLGYFVANLVREFEWTEAEGDMAVDLEPHVEFLNFMRRPLRAKLTPLNKGVGGSGAFSDQ